The DNA region TCCTTCAAATGTTTCTAAGATGGACCACCAAGGAGATACAGTAGAGGGACACTCTTAGAATAAATACAACTACAACAAATGTCACTCATCTTTTGTCCTTCATTCACCATTAAATATCATCAGGCAGCTGGAAGCCTACTTACGTATTACAACATTCTTTTAAGCAGGGCTCTCAAACTCAGCTTACCTCAGTCTGGGAGAGGTTGGGCGTAAAAAATCATGATTACAAAATGTACCAACTATGTCTACCAGCAGCTACAGTGCTAGGCCTTAGAGTGGTcctgttttctacatttaaaacacttccttgaggtctacataacatgtaatggtgtataTTTGGTCAAAAgtctgcatagatgatgtttttcaGACCATCTTTAAGCCACTTACTGACTGTCTCTTTAGAATCGCCATTATTTTTTGGGGCGGTCTTATTTTTGTGCCTCCAGGCCAAGCCTGTTTCAACTGCGTTTGCTACCATGCTaccatgttgtagttttcagcgcttccatattgagtctactgacagatagcaATTAGAACTACACGCTACTTTTTATTAGCAATGGCAACTGCGAGGATGCATGTGAATGTTAGGGCCAGTCATATGTCACTAAAGTGATGAATTCCAAACGTCTCGAATGAATGAAGGCatatttttataattatatatatatatttttttaattaatatttgcgACATGTCTTCCTTTATGGTTCGATTaaaaattttcaggacttttcaggagcaacaggtaagaaaagttggttttgcatcccCTTTAAGTCATCATAAATATTAAATAGGATGTTAAAATTGCATATTGACGTGTTGAGTTCCCCACACGTCTGCTTTCCTAAAGGAAGTTGCTCGTTGTGTCTCATAGGAATGGGTACTAAATTCGGTACTTTTTAGGCACCGATCGAATTTCGTTGTTAGTATCAAGTGGCGATTTAGAACAattctacagacgtcacacaagggacagtttagtaagtatgaattgtattagttatattgtaaaacttacaaacgttgcttggagtgatgaatgaagaatccttttgagcagaaacaCTATGTACGAATACTTCCGATTCAAGGAACAaaacgctgctgcccactgctcccctcacctcccagggggtgaacaaggggatgggtcaaacgcagaggacacatttcaccacacctagtgtgtgtgtgacaatcattggtactttcactttaaAACAGGGAGAACACTTTCAactcgcagcacctgcagtgagcaaacttgtccaaaagatggcaccatagcacaaacaataacacaccgttTCGGTGCCTCTGTCAgtattgaaaactatttgttgaatacaaaacattttggctgctagcaaagaaaaatccctaaattagctgcaccgtgtTATAAACCGCAGGGCCCAAAGcgaaggaaaaaagtagcggctgatagtccggaaaatatggtaagtgTCAGTGTGCAAATGTTTCTGTCGTAAAGACTGCGATTCcgaaaaggtgttacagattataaatgtgtgctgctggttcaatacatcgcacacaggtaggagcatgataacataaatGTGCAGAAAATGATCAAGTGTCTTCGTGGTAAAAGCCCTGAATGCACGCaatatcctcatttaaataaggcggtctgcaccacttttcaattgcccaCCCAGTGTTAGTAGATCACCCGCAAGACACCATTTTATTGATTGCACATGCAGTTCagcgtgtggtatttggatcttagtaaatcaagcCCTTACAGTACAAACATTGTGAATGGCGCAACAgactagactggcacattcagctttatggcaaagactacttcctagctAAGCAACCCACTGTAGCCTACACACTGCAGCCATcaaaacgtcttggaattgcatgcaaagtctactatgtaATATTTGCCAATGAGACTAAGAAATGTCATACAaaaacaagatgtaacaactggacagcacagtttttgtcatcagctcatttttaaaagtTGGGTTTTatatttaacaattaacatttatcaacacacacacaaaagtaccgtatttttcggactataagtcgacgtttttttcatagtttggccggagcgacttatgtgtgaaattattaacacattaccgtaaaatatcaaataatattatttatctcattcccgtgagcgacgaagaaaatgtccgcaatcgtcacacacacgtcaccaataagaattcggcgggggagggtcatggcagaagtgcattgcgggtcatggaatgctaactgctatatgctatacgctactgccggagctattaaaatggatcacatcaacattggcggtaacttataaaaactgagatgggctgaactaaaatggcaccgaaaaggaaatcatatactgcagattacaagccggacgtagtgaaatatgcagcagaaaacggcgatcgagcagtagAAAGAAAGGGAGCGGCGcttaccaggagcgacaacgaggcagaagatttcatgggatttcgcGATCAgcggtgacagattgtttggtaaacgtatagcatgttctatatgttatagttatttgaatgactcttaccataatatgttacgttaacataccagttggttatttatgcctcatataacgtacacttattcagcctgttgttcactattctttatttattttaaattgcctttcaaatgtctatttttggtgttggattttatcaaataaatttcccccaaaaatgtgacttatactccagtgcgacgtatatatgtttttttccgtctttattgtgcattttcggccggtgcgacgtatactccggagcaacttaaatACGGTACCTAGAAGTGGGACCGTTGAGTAccagtattgattcccaggtaccaggattTAGTactgtattggttcaaatgtgaaaggtacctagTGTTGCCCAATGTGTTTATTGCACTGTAATTTTGGTGTTTGCGCTGTTATTATATAGTGTTCTTTGTAGTGGGGATTTAAGATTGTCATAATATATTTAAGTGTAGCTGCCTAGGGTGCGCAGGCCACAGTTAGACTTAACTATTGAGTTAAGTAGAGACACTTTATTGTTCCTGCAGGCCGCTTGTTTGAGACTCCTGCTTTAAAGTACAAAAAAACTAGTGGTGAAACAAAGCCTAACAATGCAATAATAGTTTTTTTCCTTGTCCGATAAAATAATGGACAAGGATACTGATAGGTGAAAAAATGATGTGAATAGTGGTTTTATTCAATGTATGCATTTCCCAAAAAATGCACACACTGCTCACAATGGAAGTCTCTTGACTCTCACAGATAAAACTCAAGTGATGTTTTTTTTGGCTCTTTACTGTAGTAAGTCCTTTTTGTGACTATGTCTATCCCTGCAAAGTAAATCTGTCTCTTACTAGCCTCGAGAGGTCGGAGGTCAAATGTCACAGTGCTTTGTGTGTTTGCAGCTGCCAGGGAGGTACAACTGCAGCCATTACTTCCTGGCCAGTACTGCAGCAAGCAAAGATAATCGTACTTATCAGCTCTGCCCACCCAGATAGACCTGAACATATgtttacgtatgtgtgtgtgtttttggggAGTGTTATTTGCAGCATGATTTCTAGGACCACTGGCAGGAGCAGTCGGTGGGCTCTTGAATGGCGTAGCTGACCCAGGTGGAGTTGCCGCTGCAATAGAGCTGCACAGAGCGCCGCTGCAGCCCCATCTCTCGGCAACACTTGCAGAAGCGAGCGTATGTGTTGATGTTGTAGTTGTAGATGCTGGCAGACGGACACTTCCCGTCACATGAAACAATGTTCACCTGCAGGGCAGAGACAAGTACCGTTTCAAATGCTGTGAAGAAAATAATTGGCGCTCACTGTCACTGGCTATAAGAAGTTTAACACCATCCACTATTGCTATCCATGTACTGTATACACTAtgtcaaaaaaaatgttggtggcaggccacataaaaaaaatgaacgtATGCTAAACAGAGTTATTGCATGaattattcacttttttttttaaacttgctgtAGTTTGAgtaaaacaagaaatacaaattaaTATTATCGTTCACAATggcgttttaattatttttaatgcaaTTGTTGAAACAGCAGTCTGAGGAATACAGACCTGTATAACATACATTATAGTGATTCATTGCTGCATTTGAAAATTAGATCATttattgattaccgtattttccgcactattagccgcacctaaaaaccacaaattttctcaaaagctgacagtgcgccttttaacccggtgcgctttatatatggattaatattaagattcattttcataaagtttaggtctcgcaacttcggtaaacagccgccatcttttttcccggtagaacaggaagcgcttcttcttctacgcaagcaaccgccaaggtaagcacccgcccccatagaacaggaagcgcttcttcttctactgtaagcaaccacccgcccgcgtagaagaagaaaaagcgcgcggatatcaccgtacgtttcatttcctttgtgtgtttacatctgtaaagaccacaaaatggctcctacaaagcgacaaggatccggttcatgaaaagacgcaatctctccatccgcacacggattactatttcacagcaactgatattcctgtgaaccgcactgtggatacaacgggagcacgtacggtgaatattcgcaccacagggaatgagaagtcatccttcactgtggttctagcttgccatgctaatggccagaaacttccacccatggtgatattcaaaaggaagaccttgccaaaagagacctttccagccggcgtcatcataaaagctaactcgaagggatggatgaagaaaagatgagcgagtggttaaggtaagtttaagtttacgcgaagaggccgggtggcttttttcacgcagctctgtccatgttgatatacgtatgtttgtgattgcacatttgcgtacattttgggagtgaacagagttgttagaacgctggtttttaatatattattaaagtttgactgacctatctgactgtttttttgacattcctttagcgcagttagatgcggcttacaacaccgggcggcttataggtggacaaagttttgaaatatgccgttcattgaaggcgcggcttttaacccagggcgccttatggtgcggaaaatacggtactactgttTTCACAGCAAACTATCAAAACTATATTGGTAACCATTGACTCGACAGTCAAAAACTAataattgcttgtattccgacatgTGAATTTTTCCCGGAAAAAAACGGTGGTCAACCAAactaagatggctgttgtgcagcgAGCAGTGCGCTCAAATCTTCCTGCagaaaatctaactatgcaatggaatagatccctatacttgatcaaaaaaaagtttttccagggATAGCTAGTAATATCCATCGGTCGAGTTTGCAGACATATTGAATAATCTTGTGCTCCAATGTCATTCTAcacgataaaacaaacaacaaagttggaaaagcatggaggtctgtaACTTCTTCGTGTGTGGCTGTGTCAGGGAAATTGGCCCAGGGACCGTAGCGTGGTTTTATCGGCCCCCGGCagttttaaactttaaaaaagtatgaaaatgaattcaatattaataaatatacatagatgtcacactgatttgctaatttgtcacctgtaacacaaagctaagatgttttGTGCAGATAGATTAGCATATATTGATCTAAAATTGATTGGTTTTAGCATTCTTTAATGTGAAAATAAATCAAAGTGTTTCCCAGCGTCCTTTAATGTTCCTGTTTGCTGGAATAAATTGGGATCCCACTGACTCAGCATGATGACTTAATATGATAGGATGAATAGTTcagttttattgttatttatttttcaaattaaattgATTACCAgaggagtgagtgagtgagtgagtgacccACACATGAAACATACCGGCCGGTTACTGCGACAGTCATTCTTCCTGATCGTCATCCTGACTGTCACCTTCTGACAGGGTTTGCCGTCTTCTTTGCCTGATTACAAAccaaataaaaataattcaacAAGAACAGAATAGAAGAACCTCTGTAGAAACACAGCAAACACAGGGAAGATGCAGCGGGTCACAAAGACGAATTAAGAGGAAAGAGAAGCACTGACATCCGTCATGCACAAGCGATTGGTCAAAGCATAAGTCAAGAGGGGAGgtcgaaaacataaaaaaaaaatagtcaggATCCTGACGCCAATGAAAAATATTCAGACGATTCCATAAAATACAAACAAGTGCTGGTTGATAAAACCTGCCTCTGGAGGATCTTAACATCTCAATGTTAGGCTATCATTATGTCAATTTCATCAGGTTAAGATTAGCTGTCACATATATCCGCCAATTTCTGTGTCCAAAAGCAGAGGTGTGAAACTACTATTGTACACGCAAACCAGAGAACCATCACATACAGTATGCACAAGGCTGCTTCACTGATGATGACACAGCGAGAGTGCTGAAAGTACTGAATGTGCTTAGAAAGCAGACTGCTCACCCTAGAGGAGGGCTATTCAATTGgtggttcagttcaaaacttcggGACAAACATTTTCGCAGCAATATCCTAAAAATACAAGAGTGCtcccgtcatacttgccaaccctcccgaattttacgggagactcccgaatttcagtgcctctcccgaaaatctcccgggacaaccattctcccgaatttctcccgatttccagccggacttaaggcacgccctctCCAGGtccgtgaggacagcctgtcgtcacgtccgcttggccaaccaaaaagtaaccacagaacactagtgttctgtggttactttttagttggccaacggtttacgttgtattgcgcaccatgacagcaagtgtgggagtcggttctgaagtatgaagtaaagagacgtaacttcatcacctcgcctggttattgactccaacccagaatattacactgcccatacctatgctccttcaaatgcTGTGctcctggctgcaaagcattgcactttcaaatacaacaatgagtagagaggagtgttatgtgtgtgtatatgtgtaaataaatgaacactgaaattcaagtatttatcttatttatatgtatatatatatatatataataaaatacatatatatatatatatatatatatatatatatatatatatatatatatatatatatatatatatatatatatatatatatatatatatatatagctagaattcactgaaagtcaagtatttattttattatatatatatatatatatatatatatatatatatatcagtgacgtgcggtcactagaggcaggtgaggcggggcctcacctgccatcatggaaagaaaaaaaatgtaaaaagaaaaaaaattaattaaattgttatatgtatccagtgattatactataaagtNNNNNNNNNNNNNNNNNNNNTGCAGATGACGCTGGTTCAAAGCCAAAGTTCATCTCTCAGCTGTTCTTGGACTCACCGTGCCATCGGAGCAGTTGGAGTGCGGGCTGGAGGCGTCCGTGTCTCCGCCCGAGTGTTGAAGGTAGAAGCTGTCATCCCTGTCTGACCTCAGCAGAGCCTGCAGAGACTCAATGTAGTGGATTGCATTTCTTAGGATCTCCACCTTGGGGAGTCTCTGGTTAGGGTTGAAGGCGCTGTATCGCTTCAGGGTCTCAAATGCATCGTTGACCCTGCTGAGTCGTCGCCTCTCCCTCATCGTGGCCGCCTTCCTCTTGTCTGCATGCGTTGTCTTCTTCTTGCAGGCTTTGCAGGCCCAAAGGAGACAGTTTCCTGTCCGGTGGGCCCTCACGTGCTTGTCTTCTTCCTCCGCCCCTGGGACTTGGTGATGGTGGTGATAACTGAGATGGCCCGCGGACTTCATCTCTCCGACATTACAGAGTTTGCCGTCCATGTCGTCAAAGAAGTTCATGTCCCCGGTGCTGAAGCAGGGGTCGTCACAGATGTCATCAGCGAAGGAGAAGTCATACAGATCCATTTGAAAGGTCGCACTCGAAAATCCTCCAAATGTTCCTCTGGTGGATGTCGAAATGGATGTCAAAAAGTGATGATTCGGTCAAAAACCTAATGAGCTGTGAACATGTGCAAGCTCATCTGCTTTTAAAGTGTTTACGTAAGGGGCGGGGCTATGATGGGACCGGCCAATGGACTGAGGCTAGTTTGTGTGTAAGAAGCTActcaagaaaaaaaagaaacaaaccaaTCTATCAAGTCCTTAATGGAGAGAAGCTTCACTTATccattttttcactttttttttttttagaggtgTTTGTTTTCTAAATTTGACTAAAATATAAAAGGTAAACCCCAGTAATACATCTAATGTCACATCAATGTTAAACAAGCATGTATTAAGATTTAGaaacatacattttaaagcaagtaTTTGAAAGAAACGTTTTTAACTTTTCACAAATTTCCGGCAGATTCTGAGCTTTTAAGCGAGCTATTGTTATTCACATATTTATTACAGTTTTTGATGAATATCACAAAAATATTTAGAAATGTTTCACATGTAAAGAAGTAtcaaatatattttgataaaaactaTACGTGACGAAAACTCAAATATATTAAGCACTTCAATTCAATTCAGTTGTATTTAATACAgcgcacaataataaacatttatgtaAATGTATCAGTGTTAGCAATAGAGCTAATTTGCCAACAAATATTagcaatacaataaaacacaacataACTATAGCGATGATATTAACACATAAAATAGAGATAAATACAACCTACTAAATAGCCCACATTTCATTGATGGAATGTGACGAATACATTATTACGTAACTTACACCCACAAATGTCTCATAAATTCATTTGCATTACTTATCCTTATTCATTGTCCTCACTTATTATAACTTATTcatttgtatgtttattttaacaTAGGAAGAGAAACTTTGatcttatttgtattattattttcaatatttttactttttatttcccTTTACATTGTGccatttttctacctttttttttttaaatactttcttTCATCTTATTAAGAAGAAATGAGGAAACTTTGAATGACAAGCAAACGAAATGTTAGAAGTGTAAACATATAAAAGTTATGGTGGGACTGAATTATTAGTAATGGAAACGAAGAAGGGAAATGTTTTAAtaagcttctttctactcctttttgaacatgttggatTGTGCAATAATAACTACAG from Nerophis lumbriciformis linkage group LG15, RoL_Nlum_v2.1, whole genome shotgun sequence includes:
- the LOC140679429 gene encoding otogelin-like protein, with the translated sequence MTIRKNDCRSNRPVNIVSCDGKCPSASIYNYNINTYARFCKCCREMGLQRRSVQLYCSGNSTWVSYAIQEPTDCSCQWS
- the LOC140679420 gene encoding myoblast determination protein 1 homolog, which translates into the protein MDLYDFSFADDICDDPCFSTGDMNFFDDMDGKLCNVGEMKSAGHLSYHHHHQVPGAEEEDKHVRAHRTGNCLLWACKACKKKTTHADKRKAATMRERRRLSRVNDAFETLKRYSAFNPNQRLPKVEILRNAIHYIESLQALLRSDRDDSFYLQHSGGDTDASSPHSNCSDGTVSPRTAER